One Carcharodon carcharias isolate sCarCar2 chromosome 22, sCarCar2.pri, whole genome shotgun sequence genomic window, aatttttttacccagagggtggtgacggtctggaatgcactgcctgggagggtggtggaggcgggttgcctcacatcctataaaaagtacctggatgagcacttggcacgtcataacattcaaggctacggaccaactgctggtaaatgggattaggtaggtaggtcagatgtttctcacgtgtcagtgcagacttgatgggccaaagggcctcttctgcactgtgtgattctgtgatatggacttaaatgtgggtggcttaattgggaaatctgcagatgacacaaaaatagcctgtgtaattgatagtgaagaggataactgttatctccagaatgatatcaatggtttagtTGAATGGGCGGAAAAGTgggaaatggaattcaatccggagaagtgtcaggtaatgcaaacaaaaaaaaacaaaggaatactcaataaacgggaggatattgagatgggtagaggaaatgagagaccttggagcgcatgtccacaggtccctgaaggtggcaggacaggtgaataaAGTGGccaagaaagcaaatggaatgctttTTTTTACTGGACAAGGTataaaatacaaaagcagggatgtaatgatggaactgtataaaatgctggttaggccaaagctggaattttgtgtacagttctggtcaccacattacaggaaggacatgattgctctggagagagtgcagagcagatttacaagaatgttgccagagcttgaaaattgcagctatgaggagagattggataggctagggttattttccttagaacagaggaggctgaggggtgacctaattgaggtgtacaaaattatagggacctagatagggtagacagctGTTTGCCCTAGCTGGGAGGgcagcatagatttaaagtgattggtagaaggattagaggggacatgaggaaaaaccttttcaccagCGGGAGGTgggcatctggaatgcactgcccaaattggtggttgaggctgaaactcatttaaaaggtaggtggatctgcacctgaagtgctgtaacctgcaaggctatggaccaaatgctggaaagtgggattaaaatgagtggctagtttcttttttctctataatagccagcacagacacggtgggctgaatggcctctttccatgccataacttttctatttgtaaggaacatatctttttatttctgttggactgttgtaaagaacatatctcttagctctgaagaagagtcatatggactcgaaacgttaactctgtttttctctccacaggttagacctgctgaggttttccagcattttctgtttttgcttcagatttccagcatctgcaatattttttttctgttggaatgtggattttaaaattacaatggctgcagtttgaaagacatgttgactggaacaggatgagaaatatatacaatgttgcagacctggaacagagtgtgctatGAAAGACataatggtgctggaaaggagtcctggatcaAGGGAGCTGCTTGACAACAGTATtataattggctcctgaccagctgaccagggtttgtgtgaaggGCAGTGCAGCTGAGTAGCTCCTAGCCTACAAGGGGAAAGActgaaaatctctctctcttgtgtgtggaagattccagtaattccacaataatagctagctggtttttctcctcatatctctattacctgctttctctctgaaaacccctgtcaagaggcaaagggaaaaATCATTGTTAGAGACATTggaaggcaagtgctcaacctgtgaactaaagactgaaagtgctggaagaccatcttgtgtcatcaacagaactgaaaggaatttggaaaacattgatcaaaatcaacccatcgaatccaaTACTctgaattggtgctattgaactgttttaccacccaccttaaaatccatgtttttgtgtgtcttatgtgtcccgtatgtgtgtgtgtatagggatttaagaaggggtagagcttAGGTTATAGAGGTAGAAATTAGCCgttcatatttctttctgttgccactggttaacggcagtttgttcaataaacagttatttacttattaagtttacaaaccttgtgctcgtattctgttaccctaaattaaacagttaagtAGAACTGGAGCAATCtagtggtttgatcaaactttatCACATTTGTTGTGGCTCAGGGAACAActgggcttgatattacagcgcactatccccagtgagtcgtgataTATCATTCTAATTGTAGAACTCCAATTCTAACCCAGCACATGTTAGGGGCCAAAGCAGGGGCATTTTCTGATCTTTGTGATGTGGTATTGCACCCAAGGCTGCCCATACCCACGAGATCATTGGGAAGCATGGAAATAATTTAATGAAGACATTTGACGAATGGAAGAATTTTACATTAACATAACATTACCATGGTCTTCCACAGGAACTACGTGAACTATCCAACAAtggggataaaggggaaccagtgattTCCCAATGAGCAGGCTCATTGTTGAACCCTCCAGTTATGCACCTTGCCTCGCTGCCACGGCTCTCCCAGTTACTTACAAAGATAATACTGAAGGGTGGAATTGTGAATGTCCTGCTTACCTTACATACCTTTAAACGATTATCTTATTGTCCTTGCTTGTTGCAAAATCTGTCAGTTACAGCTGGCTTGTTTGAGCCCCTTAaagagctgctctctctctctgtctctgtgaaaaCCAGTAAAACTGCCCCTTCCAATGGCACTTACAGACTCGTGTCATCCAGTTTATCAGGCTCCTCTAGAACCTGCTGCCTCCTCTGAATGCCCTCCATGATTTTTTTCCTGGGTCCCAATGGGATGTTTATGCTTTTCAGATCCTCGTCTGAGCAAAGCATCAGGGCTTCGAGGTCAATCTTCTCCTTCTTGAAGATTGGCACAAACTCAAACATGCTCAAAGAGGCCAGGAAAGTTTCCAGGGGGCTGGTCTCAGGCTCAAGGTCATCATCTAGGCCCAACTCCACGTCCTCCCAAGGCAGCTCGTCGTCGTCCCTCTCCTGTAAACTGCGTGCGCTGCCGATGCTGTCATCCACACTAGCCGAGCGCAGGAGCCGGCTCCTCAGCCTGACCCCTGGACTCTTCAACTCACCATTCCCCATCGCCTCTCCGCCATCGCGTCCAATCCCAAAGAGGCCCCCGCTCACGTAGTTCCTGCGGAAGACCATGGTCCCCAGGCCGGGCCGATTGAAGAGTGACTCGTGCCCCGAGTCGGTACTGATCTCCGAATTGGCTGTGTCCATATGTAAGCCGGGCTCGCTGATGGCGTGTGACACTGTGTCCTCATCAGTGGCAAACATATCCCGGATATTACATCTCATCCTGTCCTTGGGGCTGGCATGGGTCCCCTGTTTCACAAACATCACTTCATTGCTGAGCTGGAGGCCAGACAGGGAGCGGACACTCTTCCTCCTGTCCTCATATATTTTGAACGTTCCCTCTGTTTGCTTCTTCTTTTCCAGCTTCTTCTGGATCTTGGTCTTGCCCTTGGCAGTTGCATTGAGAGTGGCCTGTGAATAAGGCACTGAGGCCATGATGGACATGTGCTGCAGCCGACGGCTCAGGGTGCTGCTCGAGTAGCTGGAGAAACTCATGGTGTCGGAGGTATCCATCatctccttcttgtatctcttCTCCATTCTCTCGTGGTGCCTCTTCTGCAGCTTTGCACACTCTTTGATACTTTTCTCAGCCTCTCTGAAGGCCTGCTGCTTCAGCTTGCTGACCAGTTtggggttcagtgtggtctgcTTTGCAGCAATGGAGTCCAGATAGCGAATACATTCCATGTGATTCTTCATGGCCGCCATGTCCAGGGGAGTGTGATAGTCATTGTCCAGGCACCAGATGTTTGCCCCGAACGACACCAGGAAGGAAAGGAGATTGAGGTGTCCATTTGCAGCGGCCAGATGAAGAGGCGTGTTTCCCCAAATGTCACATTTATCAGGGTCACCGCTGAAAAGTCAGAAGACAAAGAAATCAGCAACTGACATTGCACCTCAATCAACACAGCAAACTGGGGTTCACTCACTGAATTAGGCTTTATTCACTGAACTGGGGTTCACTCCAAAACTGGGGTTCAATCACTGCGCTGGGGTTCACTCATTGAACTGGGATTCACTCACTGAACTGGGATTCACTCCAAAACTGGGGTTCACTCTCTGAAATGTGGTCCGCTCACTGAGTTGGGCTTCACTCCAAAATTGGGGTTTACTTACTGAGTTAGGGTTCACTTGCTGAACTGGGCTCCAATCCAAAGCTGGGGTTCACTCACTGAACCTGGGTTCACTCATTGAACTGGGCTTCACTCCAAAACTGGGGTTCACTTTCTGAAATGGGGTTCACTCACTGATTTGGGGTTCACTCACTGAATTGGGGTTCACTCACTGAACTGGGATTCACTCACTGAACTGGGATTCGCTCACTGAACTGGGATTCACTCACTGAATTTGGCTTCAGTCCAAATCTGGGGTTCACTCACTGAACTGAGGTTCACTCACTGAATTAGGGTTCACTCACTGAATTGGGGTTCACTTCAAAACCAGGGTTCACTCGCTGAATTAGGTTTTATTCACCAAATTGGGGTTCGCTCATGAactggagttcactcccaaactgGGGTTTACTCACTGAACATGGATTCATTTTCCAAACTGTTATGAGCCTTTGACCAAgcatattccaccattcaatcatggctgatctgtacctcagctcCATTTGGCACCTTTTCTAATTAAAATGTATCAATGtctgttttgaaattttccaTTGATCCTCAGCCTCGACAGCTCTTCtatgagagaattccagatttccactactgtttgtgtgaagaagtgcttcctgacaccaCCCCTGAATGGCCCAGTTCTAATTTTTACTTCCTTGTTCTGGCACCAACCAAGCTTCTTAAGCTCCTCAATTAATTTGTCCCTTAATCATTGGGAATACATGTTAAGTCCTGTACTCATCAAGACCCGCTATCAATCTACACTACagcccctccaaggccaatatctcCTTCCTGAGgggcagtgcccagaactgaatgcaatattactgatggggtctgaccaagactctgaacaactgaagcataacttcctctCTCTTTGTATTCCCCTTCCCTTTAAAttaaggccaaaattccattagccttttttgattacGCTTTGCatcattccattagctttctgtGATTTGCGTAAAATGTAAATTTCCTCCTCCACAGTTTCCATTCTCACTCGATCGAAAGAATATTTCATTTTAGGTGAACTCCACCTGAACTGAAAGGGGTTGGAAATTGGGGAGGAGGCAGAatgtgaaagggggaggggaagcaAGGGATGGATAAGTGGCAGAATAATGAGGCAAAGTATTTAAGAGCCAGACAGATAATTGGTGGGGGGGGATAATAGGGCAGGCAAACAAGGAGCGGGGCACATGATGGGAAGGGGAGTATAATGTGGAGGAAGGTATAACGGGATGCGGCATATAAGGAGTATGGCATGAAATGAGCAGGTTTGTTATGGTTGGGATGTGTAAGACAGTGGAGTGATTGAATAGTGGGACACAAGGAGGGGAAGTTTTTACAGGTATATGCAAGTTGAGTTGTTTAACAAATGGGTGTATAACAGATGGGTGTGTAACAGGTGGGTGCGTAACGGGTGGGTGTGTGTAACAGGTGGGTGTGTAACAGGCAGGTGCATAATTGGTAGCATTGTAATGGGTGGGTGTGTAATGGACAGGTGTGTCATGGGTGGTGAGTAACAGTGGGTATGTACCAGACAGGTATAAATGAGCAGGTGTGTAACAGGCAGATGAATAACAATTGGCTATGTAACAAACGGGAATATAAGGGGCAGGTGTGTAACAGGTGGTTATGTAATGGGTGATTATGTAACAGGCAGATATGTAACAAATGGGTGTC contains:
- the LOC121293931 gene encoding Usher syndrome type-1G protein homolog gives rise to the protein MSDKYHKAARDGYLDLLKEATKKELNSPDEDGMTPTLWAVYHGNLEALRLIVSRGGDPDKCDIWGNTPLHLAAANGHLNLLSFLVSFGANIWCLDNDYHTPLDMAAMKNHMECIRYLDSIAAKQTTLNPKLVSKLKQQAFREAEKSIKECAKLQKRHHERMEKRYKKEMMDTSDTMSFSSYSSSTLSRRLQHMSIMASVPYSQATLNATAKGKTKIQKKLEKKKQTEGTFKIYEDRRKSVRSLSGLQLSNEVMFVKQGTHASPKDRMRCNIRDMFATDEDTVSHAISEPGLHMDTANSEISTDSGHESLFNRPGLGTMVFRRNYVSGGLFGIGRDGGEAMGNGELKSPGVRLRSRLLRSASVDDSIGSARSLQERDDDELPWEDVELGLDDDLEPETSPLETFLASLSMFEFVPIFKKEKIDLEALMLCSDEDLKSINIPLGPRKKIMEGIQRRQQVLEEPDKLDDTSL